Within the Roseicitreum antarcticum genome, the region CACCGGTAATCATCGCGGTGGTCACGCCCATTTCGTGCAGGGCCTTGATCGCATCGCGGCTGCCGGGTTTCACCGGGTCGGCCACGGCCAGCACCATCGCCGCCTGCCCGTCCAATGCGGCGAAAAGCGCGGTCTTACCTTGCCCCGCCAACACCTGCGCACGGTCCACCATGGCATCCGGCAGCACCACGCCTGCCCCGCTTAGCAGCGCGCGGTTGCCCACCAGCACCACTTTCCCGCCGACCTCGGCCCGAAGGCCCAACCCGGGCTGCACGTCAGTCTTGATGACGGGCGGCAGTGTTAGCCCACGGTCGCGCGCGGCCGCGATCAGTGCCGTGGCAATGGGATGTTCTGACCCACCCTCGGCCCCGGCGACCAGCGCCAGCACGGTGTTCGCGTCAAAGCCCGTGGCCGGTTCGAGATCGGTCAGCGCAGGTTTGCCCATGGTCAGCGTGCCGGTCTTGTCGAAGGCCACCACGCGTACCCGTTCCAGCGTTTGCAGTGCCGTGCCCTTGCGAAACAGGATGCCCAACCGCGCGCCACGCCCGATGGCCACCATGATAGACACCGGCGTGGCCAGCCCCATCGCGCAGGGGCAGGCGATGATGAGCACCGTCACGCCTGCGACCAGCGCGAAGGTCAGGTCGGGGCCGAAGGCCAACCAGATGAGCGCGGTCAGCGCCGCCAGCGCCATCACCGCCGGGACGAACCACAGCGTTACCCGGTCCACCAGCGCCTGCACCGGCAGTTTCGCGCCCTGCGCCGATTGCACCATGCGGATGATCTGCGCCAGCGCCGTGTCGCGGCCCACGCGGGTGGCGCGCATCCGTACCACGCCTGCGCCGTTGATCGTGCCGCCGGTCAGCGCGCTGCCGGGGGTCTTCGCCACCGCCATCGCCTCGCCGGTCAGCATGCTTTCATCAACGAAGGTTTCGCCGCTGAGCACCTCACCATCCACCGGCACCTGCGCGCCGGGGCGCAGCAGCAGCGTGTCACCAGCGCCGACGTCAGCCAGAGGGACCTCGATATCTGTGCCCTCACGCTCCACCCAGGCGGTGCGGGGTTGCAGGCCCATCAGGTGACGGATCGCGGTGCCCGTGCGGCCGCGCGCGCGCGCCTCCAACCAGCGTCCGGTCAGGATCAGGGTGATGATGACGGCCGTCGCCTCGAAATACACCGCGCGGGTCCCTTCGGGCAGCAGGCCAGGCGCGAACAGCGCGACGAGGGAATAGAGATAGGCCGAAAGCGTGCCCACCGCGACAAGACTGTTCATATCGGGGCGCAGGTGCCACAGGGCCGGCACGCCCTGCCGGTAAAACATCCGGCCCGGCCCCAGCATCAGCACGGTGGTCAGCGCGCCCTGCACCGCCCAGCTGGTGGTCTGCCCGATGGTGGCGACCACCCAGTGGTGGAAGGGGGCGATGAGGTGGCTGCCCATCTCCAGTACAAAAACCGGCAAGGTCAGGATCGCAGCCACGATCAGGTTGCGGGTCAGCGCGGACATCGCAGGGTCGTGGGCCGTGTCGTCGGCGGGATCTTCGGACGAGCTTCCCGCGTCTGCGGTCGACGCACCGGCAGCGTCCCGGGAGGCGCCTGGCGCCACCGGATAGCCTGCCCGCGCCAGCGCCGCACGCAGCCTGTCAGGCAGATCATCGCCCACCAGGTACTGCACCTGCACCGTTTCCGTCGCCATCGAGGCCGAGGCGGCAATCACCCCCGGCACCGCCGTTGCCGCGCGTTCCACCCGCGTGATGCAAGACCCGCAATGCATGTTCGTAAGCGGCCATTCAAGGCTTTCCGTTACCGCCGGATAGCCCGCGCGGGCCAGCCCATCGACCAGCGCGCCGACCTGTTCGGCGCGGTCCAGCTGTACCTCTGCCCCCCGGGTCGCCAGGTTGACCGATGCCGCTGTCACGCCGTCGACGCCGCGCATCGCGCGTTCCGCGCGGCCAACGCAGCCGCCGCAGTGGATGTTTTGCAAGCTCAGGGTGAGGGTAGTCATGAGGTCTCCGGTGCGTGGATTGAGATGCGCTGAAAGCTACATAACCCTTCCCGTTACTGGAAGGTCAAGGGCGCGCATCCGCGATCTTGAACGCCGCTGCCCCATGGATCGGGGCCAATGCCCCCTCCGCCCGCAAAGCATCACGCCAAGGCACCAGCCCTCCTGGCATCAGCCCCACCTCATGGCATCAGAAAACCGCCGCAAAGCCACCCCAGACGACAAACGCGCGCCCCGCCAGAACGGGACGCGCGTCAGGCCAGTGTCAGGCGGTATGGGGCGTCAGTCCAGCCCGCGCGCCGCCGTCTTTGGGGTAATGACCTTTCGCTGAATGCCGAAGATCAACGCCGCCGTGCCCAGACCGATGATATCGGACAGCCAACCGCCCGCGATCATCGCCAGAGCCGCGATCAGCAACACCACCCGCAAGATCGGGCCGATCAGCCCGAAGAACCACCCCTGCACCGCCGAGGCCATCAGGAAGATGCCCAAAAGTGCCGTGAGGAAGACGTGGATGATCTCAAGCCAGGTGCCCTGCATCAACATCGGCGCGGAATAGAAGAACATGAACGGGACGACAAAAGCCGCCAGCCCGATCTTGAAGCTTTCAACGCTGGTCTTCATCGGGTCCGACTGCGCAATTGCCGCCCCCGCATAAGCCGCCAACGCCACCGGCGGCGTGATCGCTGACATTACCGCATAGTAGAAGATGAAGAAGTGCGCGGTCAGCGGGTCGATGCCCATGCGGATCAGCCCCGGCGCGATGACGGACGCCGCCACCGCATAGGCCGCCGTGGTCGGCATCCCCATGCCAAGGATGATAGAGACGAGCATGGCAAAGAACAGCGCCAGCAACTGGCTTTGCCCCGCAAGCCCCAACAACATGGACGAGAACCGCGTGCCCACCCCGGTCAGCGCGATGACGCCGACGATGATCCCGGCGGCCGCGCAGACGGCCACCAGTTGCAGCGACATCTTGGCCGCGATCTCGAACGCATAGAGGATCTCTTTGGGACCCATTCGGTAGGGGGTCAACCAGCTGACCGCCGCCGCCGCCGCCATGGACAGCGTGCCCGCGCGGATCACCGAATAGCCCGAGAACAGCGCGCCGATCAAGATGATGATCGGAATGAACAGGAAGACCTTCTTGGCAAGTTGCCGAAACTCGGGCAATTCCTCGCGCGGCAGGCCCTTCATGCCTTTCTTCAGCGCCTCCTTGTCCACCATGAAATAGACGCTGGCGAAATACAGGATCGCGGGGATGATCGCCGCGATGACGATATCCGTATAGGCGATGCCAGTGATTTCGGCCATGATGAAGGCACCCGCCCCCATGATCGGTGGCAGGATCTGCCCGCCTGAACTGGCTGCGGCCTCGACACTCGCCGCTGTCTGGGGCTTGTAGCCCACCTTCTTCATCAAAGGGATGGTCAGCGACCCGGTGGACACCACATTGCCCGCCGAGGTGCCGTTGATCATGCCCATCAGGCCGCTGGCGAAGACCGCGACTTTCGCAGGGCCGCCGCGCGTACCACCGGCGGCGGCAAAGGCGAAGTTCACAAAATACTCGCCCACCCGGCTGGCCTGAAGGAAGGCCGCGAAGGTGATGAACAGGATGATATAGGTCGATGAAATTGCGGTGGTCGGCCCCAAAATCCCCTGATCGGTGTAGATATAGGTGAAGAAGCGTTCCAGCGAATAGCCGCGATGCTCCAGGATGCCGGGCAGATACGGGCCGACAAAAGCGTAAAGCACGAAGATGCCCGCGATGATAACCAGCGCCAGCCCCGCCAGCCGCCGCGTCAGTTCCAGGATCAGGATCACGCCCGCGATCGCGGCATACATATCACCAGGCTGGGCCAGCGCAGTGCCCGCCCGCAGCCGCAAGATCGGCGCGTGAAAGATGATGTAGAGTGTCACCACGATGGACGCGACCGCCAGCACCACATCGGCCAGATCCAACTGATCGCGAAGCCGGTTGGGAAAGAACCATCCCGCCGCCAGCGCCAGCACGATGCCACCGATCAGCGGCAGGCCGAAGGTCTGGACGGTCCATGCAGGCGGGGTTGGCCCGCCCATCTGGTTCTGCCCGCCGGTTGCCACCCAAAGCACGGCCATCGCTGCCAGCGCATAGGCGACCAGCCCCGCCGCGGGGATCAGCAAGGCCAGTTGCGGTGGGGTCAGCCGTGCGCCGCCGGCCCGGTCGGGGTCATAGAAGACCTGCGCGGAATACAGCAGGTAACCGATCGACAACCCGCCCCCCACATGGATCAGCCGGTAGGTCCAGGTTTCCAGCGGATAGAGGTTCATAACCCCGACGTGAAACCCGGTGTAGGCCACGCAGAGCGCGGCAAAGATCATACCGAACGATCCGGTAAAGACCCTCTGGTTCGAGGTGACGATCTCGGCATCGACGCCGGTCGCCAGCCCCTTTTCAACTTCGGTGGCAGCAGACATGGAACGAACCCTTCTGGTTAAACTGGCGCTTCCGGTAGGAATGGGGTGCGGCATCAAGAGAAAGGGCCAGGCCGCTGTTGCGCCCCGGCCCCCCAACTCTTCACAAGGTCACTGGTCAAAAGACCCCTCGATCAGGGCACCCGATGGCAGGGATCAGCCCTTCAGTTCGTCGGGGATCGTTACGCCAACTTCTTCATAGTAGCGCACCGCACCGGGGTGGAACGGCAAGAAACCGTTGTTGCCCACATTCTCCAGCAGGGTTTCGCTGGCAGCCGAATGGATCTGCAGCATGCGGTCGTTGTTTTCCATCACCAGCTTGGTGATTTCATAGGCCAGCGATTCCGACAGATCGGCATGCGTCACGGCAAAGTTCCACATCGCGACCGAATTCTGGTTGTAGTCATGCCCGGCATAGGTGCCTGCGGGAATGTTCAGCGCCGAGACGTCGGGGTGGGTGGCCAGAATGGTCGGCAATTCGGCATCGTTGAAGCCGAACATCAGCACGTCGTTTTCGGCGGCCAACTGGCTGAACGCCGAGATCGGCACACCAGCGGCAAAGGCGAAGGCGTCGATCAGGCCGTCTTTCAGCTGGCTGGCGGCATCTGCGGCACCGGCATAGGACACGTTGGCGTCAACACCCAGCGTTTCCATGAACATCGGCCAGTAGGTGCCGGGCGTGCCGCCTGCGGGGCCGACGCTGACGCGCTTGCCGTCCAGATCGGATACCGAGGTGATGCCGCTGGACGCCAGCGTGACCACCTGAAACGGCGTCTGGTACATCGGGAACAGCGCGCGGACATCGCGGTGCTCAAGACCGGGGGCAAGCTCGCTCTCGCCGTTCCAGGCGTTGTACATCGGGCCCATGGTGACAAGGCCCAGGTCATGGTCGCCGGTCTGCACAAGGGTGACGTTCTGCACCGGGCCGCCGGTGACTTCACCGCTGGAATTGATGCCCAGTTCCTCGCCGATGAACCCGGCCAGACCGTTGCCATAGACGAAATAGGTGCCGCCTTGGCTGGCGGTGCCGACCGTCAGATCCGTCGGCCAGTCCGACCGGTCCTGAGCAATGGCTGTACCAGCAACAAGCGTAGCTGCCGCAAAAGCGGCGAAAGACAGTGAACGCATTTGGAACCTCCCTTAGCGTTTTCTCCCGCAGGCCGTGGTGACCGGCGGGTATCGTGCAGCGGTCCAGTCTCCTCCGGACCGCCATGGGCAGGTTAAATGCGGTGATGGCGGCGCGGCGCAAGCCACAGCGCACGGATAGTTGAAGTTTTTCCGGGTCCGTCTGGCAGGCATGGGTGGAAAAGGGGACATCGCGCCCGGATCATGGGTGGAAAACCGCCCCGTTGCCCGGGGCGCCACGGAAGGAGCCCCAGGCAACGGTCACAGCGCACATGGCGATCAGCCGCTGAACTGCCCCTTGTCCAGCCCGTATTTCTGCATCTTCTCGTATAGCGACTTGCGCGACAGGCCGAGCGCTTCATAGACCGGGCGCAGGTTCCCGTGCTGCGCGGTCAGCGCGCTGACAAGGACCGAGCGCTCAAAATCAGCCACCAGATCGGCCAGCCGCGCCCCTTCATCCGGGGGGGCGGCGTCGGACGCGCGGGGCGTCAGACCCAGCCCCAGCGCGAAACGGTCGGCGGCGTTGCGCAATTCCCGCACGTTGCCGGGCCAGTCGCGGGCCGCAACCTCGGCCAGCACATGCGGCGGCGCGCTTGCCTCGGCCACGCGGTGACGGGCCGCCGCCTCGATCAAAAGCTTGGAAAACAGCAGCGGGATGTCATCGGCCCGCGCCGAAAGCGGCAGCATGCGCAGCATCACCACATTCAGCCGGTAGAACAGGTCAGCGCGGAACCGGCCCGCATTGACCTCCTCCCCCAGATCAGTGCGAGAGGTGGCGATGAACCGCACATCCAGGTCGCGTGCCTCATTCGCGCCAAGCGGTGTGATCACCCGGTCCTGGATGACGCGCAGCAGCTTGCCCTGCAAGGCCAGCGGCATCGCCCCGATGTCATCAAGCAAGATGGTGCCGCCGCGCGCGTGTTCAAACTTGCCATAGCGGGCGCGCATCGCGCCGGGAAAGGCCCCTGCCTCATGCCCGAACAGCTCGCTTTCGATCTGCGTTTCAGGCAGGGCGCTGCAATCGATGGTGATGAAGGGCTTCGGCTTTCGGGCCGACAGGTCGTGAAGGGTGCGCGCCACGACCTCTTTGCCCGTCCCGGTCTCGCCCATGATCAACACATCAGCATCCGACGGACCGATGGTGCGGATCTGGCGGCGCAGGTCCACCATGGCAGGCGTGCGCCCGATCAGCCGCACCTCCAGATCATCGGCCTGCCCGGCGGCGGCGCGCAGCACGCGGTTTTCCAGCACCAGTTGCCGGTATTCCAGCGCCCGTCCGGCAATCCCCGCCAGTTGCGTGCCCGAGAACGGCTTTTCCACGAAATCATGCGCCCCTGCACGCATCGCGCGCACGGCCAGTTGCACATCGCCGTGCCCGGTAATCAAGATGACGGGAATGTCGCGGTCGATCTCGTGGATGCGGTTCATCAGGCTCAGGCCGTCCAGCCCAGGCATGCGAATGTCGGTAATGACGATGCCGTCAAAGCCGAAACCGACGCGGGTCAGCACGGCCTCGCCAGTGTCGCAGGCGATCACATCAAAGCCCGCCAGATCCAGCGCCTGCGTGGTCGAGACCCGCAGATCCTCTTCATCATCGGCCAGCAAGATGCGTGTCAGGGTCATTCGGCAGCCTCCAGACTGGCGCTGGCGGCGCGCAGTGTCAGGGTGAATTCGGCGCCGCCCCCGGGATGGTTGCGCACCGACAGACCGCCGCCAAAATCACGCATGATGTTATAGGAAATCGACAGGCCCAGCCCAAGCCCCTTGCCCACCCCCTTGGTGGAAAAGAACGGATCAAAGATCCGCTCGCCCAGCCCCGGCGACACGCCCGGGCCGTGGTCACGCAAGATCAGCCGCACCATGTCGCCTTTGACCTCGGCGCGCAGGTGCAAGCTGCGATCCGCCGCACCTTCGCTGGCATCCAGCGCGTTCGAGACCAGGTTGACCAGCACCTGTTGCAGCCGCACTGGCCCCGCAACCACGCGCACTGGGGCGGGGCCCAGATCAAGCTTCAGTTCAGCACCCGTTGCCTCAAAGCGCCACGCCATGATTTCTTGCATGGCATGGATCACCGGGGCCAGTTCCACCTCGGTAAGCTTGGCATTGGGCTTGCGGGCAAAGTTGCGCAGGTGCCGGCTGATCCGCGTCATCCGGTCCACCAGCGACACGATACGCCCGACATTCTCGCGCGCATCGGCCACCCGCCCACGGTCCAGCAACAATTGTGCGTTTTCGGCATAGTTGCGCGTAGCGGCCAACGGCTGGTTGAATTCATGGCTCAGCGCGGCCGACATCTGGCCCAGTGCCGCCAGCTTGCCCGCCTGGATCAGATCGGCCTGCGTCTGGCGCAGCACGGTTTCCGTTGCGCGGCGCTCAGCCACCTCGCCCTTCAGGGCGGTGTTCACCGCACCCAATTGCGCGGTACGCTCGGCAACGCGCCGCTCCAGATCCTCACGCGCGGAACGCTGAAGGTGAAGGCGTTCTGCCAGCGCCTGGCGTTGCTGACGCACAATCCAGACCGAAAGCGCCGCCAGCACCACCAAAAGCAGGCCCACCGACACCGTGGTGCGCGCCTGCACCCGTGCCGAGGCCGTGTTCAGAAGGACATTCACCGTCCATCCGGCATCGGGCATCGGTTCAGCCACCACGACATATTCCGCCGCCTCCGGCACCGTCATCAACGCCAGCTCAGGCGCCGCGGCTGTCATCTGATGCGGGATCTCGCTGAGGGGGGTGGTGGCGTAGCGCCGCGTCGCCCCGGTGCGGGCCAGCCGCGCGGGGGTAAGGGGCTGCAAGGCGCGAAAGCGCCATTCGGGGTTGGATGACAGGAACACGATGCCCTCGGGGTCGGTCACCACGACCTCATAATCCCCGCCGCCCCACGCATTTTCGATCTCATCGAGGTCGATCTTGATGACCAACACGCCGCGCAGCGCGCCGTCCACCCGCACCGGCGCGCCGAAATAATACCCCCGCTTCAGGGAGGTGGTGCCCAGCGCGAAGAACCGGCCCTGCCCTTCCGACAAAGCGTCCAGAAAATACGGGCGAAAGGCGAAATTTCCCCCGATGAACGACACATCAGTATCAAAGTTGCTGGCCGCCAGCGTGTTGCCGTCCAACTGCATGACATAGATGTCGGATGCCCCCAGCAAGCCCGCTGTGGCGCGCAGATACTGGTTTGCCGCTGCAACCCGCGCCATGGTGTCGGGCGCGACGAGGAGGTTGCCGATGACGCGCTGTTGCGCCAGCAGTTCGGGCAAACGCTCATACCGGGCAAGTTGGCCGCGCAAGGTGGCGGTGGCAAGGCGCAGCGTATTCTCGCCGCGCGCGCTGGCCTCGGTCAGGTAGTAGACCGTGACGCGCTGATAAAGCCAGAGCGCGCCGCCCAGCATCCCTGCGAGGCACAGCATGCCGATGCACCAGGCACGGACATGCCGTGGCCTGAAATACCCCGCCCCAAACCGCTGCCGCGCGCGTTGTGTCAAAGCTGTTCCCCCATCGTCTGTCCATAAGCCGACCGGGCGGGGGGCTGTCAACATTCAATGGCCGATATTCAATGGCCCATCGCAACCTCTCGTCGCAACCGCCCGTCGCGTGCCGCCCCGCATCAGCCCCCTTCAGGGCTCAAAAGCCACAGCCGCCTTGCACGGTGGCTTGGCAGTATTTCGCCAGCGCCTTGCGGTCAGCAAAGCCGGATACCGGCCGCGGTGGATGGAAGGTCAGCGCCACCTGCCCCCGCCGCGCCGCGCCCAGCACCACAAGCATATGCGCTGCGAACCCCATGTCGCCCCACCAACCATAGAGACGTGGGTCCGTGCCTTCAGGGGCGGAATAGACGACGCTGACCGGTTGAATGTGCAAAACATCGCGCAATTCAGGGGCAAAAAACGCCGCGAACAGGGTGGATTTGAAAGGCAGCACCCGCCGCCCGTCCGAACTGGTGCCTTCTGGAAAAAACAGCAGCCGGTGGCCCATGCGCAGCCGCGCTTCGAACGTGCGCTTCTGTTCCCCGGCCGCCTGCACCTTTCGCGCGATAAAAAGCGTGCCCGTCGCGCGGGCCAGCCACCCGATGCCGGGCCAGCCCGCGACTTCGGATTTGGCGACAAAATACCCCTGCTGGGCGGCGTTCAGCGCAAAAATATCCAGCCAGGACGCATGGTTCGCCACCAGTGCGCCCGGAAGCTGCATCGGTTTGCCCTGAACGCGCAGCCGTAATCCCAACGCCATAAGCGCCGCACGACATGCCGCTTGGGTAATGAAGGGTGTTACCGGGCGGCGCTGTCCAAACAACGGCCTTTCCAGCAGACGGGCCAACAGCAACACGATCAGCCCACCATAGACGATCAGCGCCAGCGCACCGCCGCGCAGCGCAACCCGCAGCCAGCCAAAGCCCTGAACCACCAGCGGCGGCGGCGGTTCGGTCGAATACCAGGTGGTCGATTTGGCGGCCGACACGGGCACAGGGTCGGGTACAGACGAGGGCACAAAAACCGGGGTAGGCACAGGTTCGGGCAAGGGACTCAGCCCCGGCCTGACTTGCGGGTATAGAACCCCAAGTGTTTCTCGGACATCGTGCGCGTATCCATAATCAGGCAAACATCGGTCGTGTTGAAATCGTGATCCACAAACGCCCCCTCGCCCACATAACCACCCAGCCGCAGGTAGGCCTTGATGAGCGCGGGTATCCGCGCCATCGCATCGCGTCGCGAAAGCGCATCGAGGGGCAGCAGGTCCATCGGCTGGAAATGCGCGGGCAGCGCGCGCACACGCATCCCCTCGGGTGCGAGGTGGTGGTGGTGCAGCCAGCTGAGCGGTTGCGCCAGCGCTGCCACATCGGTGCCGTGGAAGCTGGCGACGCCGAACAGGACCTCGATATCTTGCGACAGCACATGCTGGGCCAAGGCATTCCACAAATGCAGCATGGCGGTGGAATTGCGATACTCGGGGTGGACACAGGACCGGCCCAGTTCCAGAACCTTGCGCCCGGTGGCGCGCAGCAAGCTCAGGTCATATTCAGCTTCGCTGTAATACCGCCCCAGCCGTGCGGCGGCTGTGCCAGAAAGCAGCCGGTACACCCCCACCACATGATCCAGTTTCGCCGGATCGCGCCGGGTGTCAATCAACAGCAGGTGGTCGCAATCGACGTCGAACGTATCAATTTCCAACCGCGCATCGTGGTCGGCCATCGGGCCGCCGCGCCCGCCCAGTTCCTCGACAAACACGCGATATCTGAGGCGTTGCGCGGCACAAAGGTCGCCATCGCTGTGCGCCAGCCTGATCTCGAAATGGCGATCCGCCCCGGTGTCGATTGCAAATTCAGTCATCGCCGCCTGTTCCATGGCATCTTGCCCTGTACCGGCTGACGGTGCGTTTTGCAATGCCACCGACCGGGGCGCGCCAAAGCCGGCCTGACGCACGGGGGAATTTTGTTTACCCATTGGGATTACGTTTGACTGACGAAAACCAAGTTGATTTGATCGGCATCAATTACCTTTTTGCCCTGATGCTCAAAATTGACCGTGATTCGATTTGAGATATTGGACTGCACTTGTCCAAGGCCCCAATCGGGTTGCTCCGGGTGTCTGACAAGTGTTCCCGGTTCGAATATCGCGTTTCTGCCGCTCATTCATACCCTCCGGACTGGACTTTTCATTTGACCTCAAAACTAGACATCAGCGCGCTCATCGGTTCC harbors:
- a CDS encoding sensor histidine kinase translates to MTQRARQRFGAGYFRPRHVRAWCIGMLCLAGMLGGALWLYQRVTVYYLTEASARGENTLRLATATLRGQLARYERLPELLAQQRVIGNLLVAPDTMARVAAANQYLRATAGLLGASDIYVMQLDGNTLAASNFDTDVSFIGGNFAFRPYFLDALSEGQGRFFALGTTSLKRGYYFGAPVRVDGALRGVLVIKIDLDEIENAWGGGDYEVVVTDPEGIVFLSSNPEWRFRALQPLTPARLARTGATRRYATTPLSEIPHQMTAAAPELALMTVPEAAEYVVVAEPMPDAGWTVNVLLNTASARVQARTTVSVGLLLVVLAALSVWIVRQQRQALAERLHLQRSAREDLERRVAERTAQLGAVNTALKGEVAERRATETVLRQTQADLIQAGKLAALGQMSAALSHEFNQPLAATRNYAENAQLLLDRGRVADARENVGRIVSLVDRMTRISRHLRNFARKPNAKLTEVELAPVIHAMQEIMAWRFEATGAELKLDLGPAPVRVVAGPVRLQQVLVNLVSNALDASEGAADRSLHLRAEVKGDMVRLILRDHGPGVSPGLGERIFDPFFSTKGVGKGLGLGLSISYNIMRDFGGGLSVRNHPGGGAEFTLTLRAASASLEAAE
- a CDS encoding GNAT family N-acetyltransferase, whose translation is MTEFAIDTGADRHFEIRLAHSDGDLCAAQRLRYRVFVEELGGRGGPMADHDARLEIDTFDVDCDHLLLIDTRRDPAKLDHVVGVYRLLSGTAAARLGRYYSEAEYDLSLLRATGRKVLELGRSCVHPEYRNSTAMLHLWNALAQHVLSQDIEVLFGVASFHGTDVAALAQPLSWLHHHHLAPEGMRVRALPAHFQPMDLLPLDALSRRDAMARIPALIKAYLRLGGYVGEGAFVDHDFNTTDVCLIMDTRTMSEKHLGFYTRKSGRG
- a CDS encoding DUF3553 domain-containing protein, giving the protein MSGRNAIFEPGTLVRHPEQPDWGLGQVQSNISNRITVNFEHQGKKVIDADQINLVFVSQT
- a CDS encoding sigma-54-dependent transcriptional regulator translates to MTLTRILLADDEEDLRVSTTQALDLAGFDVIACDTGEAVLTRVGFGFDGIVITDIRMPGLDGLSLMNRIHEIDRDIPVILITGHGDVQLAVRAMRAGAHDFVEKPFSGTQLAGIAGRALEYRQLVLENRVLRAAAGQADDLEVRLIGRTPAMVDLRRQIRTIGPSDADVLIMGETGTGKEVVARTLHDLSARKPKPFITIDCSALPETQIESELFGHEAGAFPGAMRARYGKFEHARGGTILLDDIGAMPLALQGKLLRVIQDRVITPLGANEARDLDVRFIATSRTDLGEEVNAGRFRADLFYRLNVVMLRMLPLSARADDIPLLFSKLLIEAAARHRVAEASAPPHVLAEVAARDWPGNVRELRNAADRFALGLGLTPRASDAAPPDEGARLADLVADFERSVLVSALTAQHGNLRPVYEALGLSRKSLYEKMQKYGLDKGQFSG
- a CDS encoding TRAP transporter permease, with the translated sequence MSAATEVEKGLATGVDAEIVTSNQRVFTGSFGMIFAALCVAYTGFHVGVMNLYPLETWTYRLIHVGGGLSIGYLLYSAQVFYDPDRAGGARLTPPQLALLIPAAGLVAYALAAMAVLWVATGGQNQMGGPTPPAWTVQTFGLPLIGGIVLALAAGWFFPNRLRDQLDLADVVLAVASIVVTLYIIFHAPILRLRAGTALAQPGDMYAAIAGVILILELTRRLAGLALVIIAGIFVLYAFVGPYLPGILEHRGYSLERFFTYIYTDQGILGPTTAISSTYIILFITFAAFLQASRVGEYFVNFAFAAAGGTRGGPAKVAVFASGLMGMINGTSAGNVVSTGSLTIPLMKKVGYKPQTAASVEAAASSGGQILPPIMGAGAFIMAEITGIAYTDIVIAAIIPAILYFASVYFMVDKEALKKGMKGLPREELPEFRQLAKKVFLFIPIIILIGALFSGYSVIRAGTLSMAAAAAVSWLTPYRMGPKEILYAFEIAAKMSLQLVAVCAAAGIIVGVIALTGVGTRFSSMLLGLAGQSQLLALFFAMLVSIILGMGMPTTAAYAVAASVIAPGLIRMGIDPLTAHFFIFYYAVMSAITPPVALAAYAGAAIAQSDPMKTSVESFKIGLAAFVVPFMFFYSAPMLMQGTWLEIIHVFLTALLGIFLMASAVQGWFFGLIGPILRVVLLIAALAMIAGGWLSDIIGLGTAALIFGIQRKVITPKTAARGLD
- a CDS encoding TAXI family TRAP transporter solute-binding subunit, translated to MRSLSFAAFAAATLVAGTAIAQDRSDWPTDLTVGTASQGGTYFVYGNGLAGFIGEELGINSSGEVTGGPVQNVTLVQTGDHDLGLVTMGPMYNAWNGESELAPGLEHRDVRALFPMYQTPFQVVTLASSGITSVSDLDGKRVSVGPAGGTPGTYWPMFMETLGVDANVSYAGAADAASQLKDGLIDAFAFAAGVPISAFSQLAAENDVLMFGFNDAELPTILATHPDVSALNIPAGTYAGHDYNQNSVAMWNFAVTHADLSESLAYEITKLVMENNDRMLQIHSAASETLLENVGNNGFLPFHPGAVRYYEEVGVTIPDELKG
- a CDS encoding heavy metal translocating P-type ATPase, which encodes MTTLTLSLQNIHCGGCVGRAERAMRGVDGVTAASVNLATRGAEVQLDRAEQVGALVDGLARAGYPAVTESLEWPLTNMHCGSCITRVERAATAVPGVIAASASMATETVQVQYLVGDDLPDRLRAALARAGYPVAPGASRDAAGASTADAGSSSEDPADDTAHDPAMSALTRNLIVAAILTLPVFVLEMGSHLIAPFHHWVVATIGQTTSWAVQGALTTVLMLGPGRMFYRQGVPALWHLRPDMNSLVAVGTLSAYLYSLVALFAPGLLPEGTRAVYFEATAVIITLILTGRWLEARARGRTGTAIRHLMGLQPRTAWVEREGTDIEVPLADVGAGDTLLLRPGAQVPVDGEVLSGETFVDESMLTGEAMAVAKTPGSALTGGTINGAGVVRMRATRVGRDTALAQIIRMVQSAQGAKLPVQALVDRVTLWFVPAVMALAALTALIWLAFGPDLTFALVAGVTVLIIACPCAMGLATPVSIMVAIGRGARLGILFRKGTALQTLERVRVVAFDKTGTLTMGKPALTDLEPATGFDANTVLALVAGAEGGSEHPIATALIAAARDRGLTLPPVIKTDVQPGLGLRAEVGGKVVLVGNRALLSGAGVVLPDAMVDRAQVLAGQGKTALFAALDGQAAMVLAVADPVKPGSRDAIKALHEMGVTTAMITGDADATARAIAAEIGIDHVVAGVLPAGKVAALDNLRAKTGEHGALAFVGDGINDAPALAHADVGVAIGTGTDVAIEAADVVLVSGDPGGIVTALDLSRHTMRNIRQNLFWAFGYNAALIPVAAGVLYPAFGILLSPMLAAGAMALSSVFVLTNALRLRRFAPARATRGGADAREGQA
- a CDS encoding lysophospholipid acyltransferase family protein, giving the protein MSAAKSTTWYSTEPPPPLVVQGFGWLRVALRGGALALIVYGGLIVLLLARLLERPLFGQRRPVTPFITQAACRAALMALGLRLRVQGKPMQLPGALVANHASWLDIFALNAAQQGYFVAKSEVAGWPGIGWLARATGTLFIARKVQAAGEQKRTFEARLRMGHRLLFFPEGTSSDGRRVLPFKSTLFAAFFAPELRDVLHIQPVSVVYSAPEGTDPRLYGWWGDMGFAAHMLVVLGAARRGQVALTFHPPRPVSGFADRKALAKYCQATVQGGCGF